The Brachionichthys hirsutus isolate HB-005 unplaced genomic scaffold, CSIRO-AGI_Bhir_v1 contig_1140, whole genome shotgun sequence genome contains a region encoding:
- the LOC137916259 gene encoding protein FRA10AC1-like isoform X1, protein MDNLVKVHGSGGYDSDFSEDGAQAESSERGLKRKREEEILQKPFERDRHSKVPHRSLHCNEIDREEARSRRAHLISMNAFERHKKFVGDYILYYGGKMDDLKRSTANDQTDHDVLRENHRFLWRDEDEDDMTWEKELARKYYDKLFKEYCIADLSKYKENKFGFRWRIENEVISGKVGVLCGVPGQFQCGNKRCDRQEGLKSWEVNFAYVEQGEKRNALVKLRLCPECSFKLNYHHKRKEVKAKAKTKRSAEEAREPPQKKRKRPSSHSKKQKRKRQRERSTSSSSSEASQDSGKAGDGPEDLSETDHWRGPAPAVEEKSRDEEFDDYFEDMFL, encoded by the exons ATGGATAACCTGGTGAAG GTGCACGGAAGCGGAGGCTATGACTCCGACTTCAGTGAAGATGGCGCGCAAGCAGAGTCCTCGGAGAGAGGACTCAAAAG GAAACGCGAGGAAGAAATCTTGCAGAAACCATTCGAGAGAGATCGGCATTCGAAGGTGCCTCACCGGAGTTTACACTGCAATGAAATCGACAG AGAAGAAGCCAGGAGCAGGAGAGCCCACCTGATATCAATGAATGCT TTTGAGCGTCATAAGAAGTTTGTTGGGGACTACATTCTTTATTATGGAGGAAAGATGGACGACCTCAAACGCTCAAC AGCCAATGACCAAACAGATCATGATGTGTTGCGCGAGAATCATCGTTTTCTCTGGAGagacgaggatgaagacgaCATGACATG GGAAAAAGAGCTTGCCAGGAAGTATTATGACAAGCTGTTCAAAGAGTACTGCATCGCTGACCTGAGCAAATACAAGGAGAACAAG TTTGGATTTCGTTGGCGGATCGAGAATGAAGTTATTTCTGGCAAAG TAGGTGTGCTCTGTGGGGTTCCAGGTCAGTTCCAGTGCGGGAACAAGCGTTGCGACCGGCAGGAAGGCTTGAAAAGCTGGGAGGTGAATTTTGCCTATGTGGAACAAGGCGAGAAGAGAAATGCATTGGTCAAACTCA GACTATGCCCTGAATGCTCCTTCAAACTCAACTATCACCACAA gaggaaggaggtgaaggcAAAGGCCAAAACGAAAAGGTCAGCAGAGGAGGCCCGGGagccaccacagaagaagaggaagaggccatCTTCGCACTCCAAGAAACAAAAACGCAAGAGGCAGAGAG AACGCTCCACCTCTTCCAGTAGCTCAGAGGCGTCACAGGACTCGGGCAAAG CTGGCGATGGGCCGGAAGACCTATCGGAAACCGACCACTGGCGTGGACCCGCCCCCGCCGTGGAGGAGAAGTCAAG GGACGAGGAGTTTGACGATTACTTTGAAGACATGTTCCTTTGA
- the LOC137916259 gene encoding protein FRA10AC1-like isoform X2: MDNLVKVHGSGGYDSDFSEDGAQAESSERGLKRKREEEILQKPFERDRHSKVPHRSLHCNEIDREEARSRRAHLISMNAFERHKKFVGDYILYYGGKMDDLKRSTANDQTDHDVLRENHRFLWRDEDEDDMTWEKELARKYYDKLFKEYCIADLSKYKENKFGFRWRIENEVISGKGQFQCGNKRCDRQEGLKSWEVNFAYVEQGEKRNALVKLRLCPECSFKLNYHHKRKEVKAKAKTKRSAEEAREPPQKKRKRPSSHSKKQKRKRQRERSTSSSSSEASQDSGKAGDGPEDLSETDHWRGPAPAVEEKSRDEEFDDYFEDMFL, encoded by the exons ATGGATAACCTGGTGAAG GTGCACGGAAGCGGAGGCTATGACTCCGACTTCAGTGAAGATGGCGCGCAAGCAGAGTCCTCGGAGAGAGGACTCAAAAG GAAACGCGAGGAAGAAATCTTGCAGAAACCATTCGAGAGAGATCGGCATTCGAAGGTGCCTCACCGGAGTTTACACTGCAATGAAATCGACAG AGAAGAAGCCAGGAGCAGGAGAGCCCACCTGATATCAATGAATGCT TTTGAGCGTCATAAGAAGTTTGTTGGGGACTACATTCTTTATTATGGAGGAAAGATGGACGACCTCAAACGCTCAAC AGCCAATGACCAAACAGATCATGATGTGTTGCGCGAGAATCATCGTTTTCTCTGGAGagacgaggatgaagacgaCATGACATG GGAAAAAGAGCTTGCCAGGAAGTATTATGACAAGCTGTTCAAAGAGTACTGCATCGCTGACCTGAGCAAATACAAGGAGAACAAG TTTGGATTTCGTTGGCGGATCGAGAATGAAGTTATTTCTGGCAAAG GTCAGTTCCAGTGCGGGAACAAGCGTTGCGACCGGCAGGAAGGCTTGAAAAGCTGGGAGGTGAATTTTGCCTATGTGGAACAAGGCGAGAAGAGAAATGCATTGGTCAAACTCA GACTATGCCCTGAATGCTCCTTCAAACTCAACTATCACCACAA gaggaaggaggtgaaggcAAAGGCCAAAACGAAAAGGTCAGCAGAGGAGGCCCGGGagccaccacagaagaagaggaagaggccatCTTCGCACTCCAAGAAACAAAAACGCAAGAGGCAGAGAG AACGCTCCACCTCTTCCAGTAGCTCAGAGGCGTCACAGGACTCGGGCAAAG CTGGCGATGGGCCGGAAGACCTATCGGAAACCGACCACTGGCGTGGACCCGCCCCCGCCGTGGAGGAGAAGTCAAG GGACGAGGAGTTTGACGATTACTTTGAAGACATGTTCCTTTGA